AAAAAATCATTTCTGATCCACGCATTTACAATAATGGTCTTCAAGATAATCTGATACCAAGTAGAGATGGTATTTCTAGGGTGCTCGTACAAAAATGGTTGCAATATTTTTCTTTAATTAAAAATCATAAACTTGACGAATCGAGACTTTCAATTTTTCTCTTATATTCTCTTATTTTCGAAATAAATGAAATAGTTGAAAATCGAGGGCCTTCCAAGTTTTATGTTGAAGAGTTATGTGAGCTTGTTTCCGAAAGATTCTCAATCAGTTTAACAGTTATTGACTGGAGTGTTATGCTAGAATGGTTATATTCCAATGTAGGTCGCCAGGCTATGGTTGGATTTCCATCAGGAAGAGGTCATAAAGGTTTACCATCAAAACCAAGCGTACAGATTCTCGAGATAAACACTGTAATTCCGCTTTTACTTCTAAACGAAATTCAATTTTTTGAAGTAAAGAAGTCTATTCTCTTTGGGGGTCTTTATGAGCACAAACTTGACGAAAGAAGAGAGTGATTTTCTTAGAACCGTAGAGAGCATTGAAGCTGTCAGAATTGCGCATGGAGAATATGATGAATTTGTCCCTCTGGATGTGATATGTTCTAAGTTGGGTATCGACGAATCTCAAGGCTTTCTTATTGCTTCCACTCTGGCTAGTAGACGGCTTCTGCTTCTAGATGTTTCTACAGGACAAAATTTGGTGAAGAGCAAGGTTGGCCACATTATCAAAGCACTATATCATACTACGACCAGCATTCGCGGAAGTTTCGTGAGAGATGTTTCAGACTTAAAATACGTACGTTTCACTAAACAGATACCTCAAAAGACTATACCTTTGGATAAAAGAGAAACCATAGACGCCCTTGTGGAACTCATGAACTTGGAGTTTGGTACCGAGCGAGATTTAATTGAAAAAGTGTTGATTGCTTTGGCTGGCCGATTTGCAAAGTTGAGCGGCTTCCAACTTTTGTCTACTAAGAGCATCCTATCAATGCTGGCAAGCAAGTCTAAGAACAATTCCCTTGTTATTGTCGCTGAAACTGGTGCAGGTAAATCGTTGTCATATCAACTACCATTGCTTTTATGGACATTAATTAAAAAAAATAGAGCTTACCAAGTGGATCCAGCAAAGCAAGCAACCCCGACGGTAAACCTCACAGCATTACTTTTGTTTCCGAGAAATGTCCTTGCAGAGGATCAATATGGTGAATTGATGGAACTAACTGATCGGTTAAATGGCGCAATCAATTCGATGATGATACCGACAAAACTGAAAGCATTTCTCAAAATAAAAATTGAAAAAGACTTTGGAGGAGTTAACGCCGCAGAAAGAGAGAAAATCTATCAGAGCCACCCTGACATAATCGTGACAAATCCAGACACATTAAAGAGGAGATTAATGAACCCTCTCGCTTCGACTCTTTACAAAACAGGGATTGATTTTGTTCTATATGATGAAATTCATCTTTATTATGGTCTTCACGGCGCCAATGTTGCATCACTGAATTCGCGTCTTCAAAATCTTCTGCCTAAATTGCCAGTCTTTGTTGGAATGTCTGCAACAATAGCTAATCCTCAAAAGCATTGCCAAAAGTTATTTTCCATTAGTCAGCAGCCTGACCTCATTTCGGACAGAAACGATTACTTGGTTGATCATGTAACAGAGCATGATGTTATCATTAAACCGAGAGCAGGTAGATCAACATTAGGTGTTTGCACCGATTTGACATCTTCTCTTTTGCACAACAGACGTGAAGATACATCGCAAGCACATAATTTAAGCAATGAACTGCGCCCTAAGACGTTATGCTTTGTGGATTCGCTTGACCTTGTTGGTCGATGGGTATCTTTTCAGAGAAACTATGAACTCTATGAACAGTTTGATGCTGTGAAGACGCAATTTAGACGAGAGTACCCAATTCATTTTGCGCCTCTATCAGAAGCTGACGCCCAGCAACAAGCAACATGTCTACAATGCAAATCAAGCAGTCTCGTAATTGCTACACAGTGTACTGAATATTTAGAAGGAAGATGTTGGTGGTTTTCTCAAGACAACGCTAATATCATGAGATGGAGACGAATTCCAAATGGAACAACCCCTGATGATAATATCCGAGTTAGGAGATTGACAAGTCAAGAAGTTGACCGCTCACAACTTAGTGATATTTACGGTCTATTTATCGATAATCATATAGACCCGCGAGGATTGCCTATCGACGCACTTATTGCGACATCTGTTTTGGAGGTGGGTGTAGATTTCAGAGGGATTCAAGAAGTAATAATGTATGGCGAAATAAGATCACCTTCAAGTTATAAACAAAAGGCAGGACGTGGCGCAAGGGAAGGAAACTT
This genomic stretch from Candidatus Bathyarchaeota archaeon harbors:
- a CDS encoding DEAD/DEAH box helicase — its product is MTKEESDFLRTVESIEAVRIAHGEYDEFVPLDVICSKLGIDESQGFLIASTLASRRLLLLDVSTGQNLVKSKVGHIIKALYHTTTSIRGSFVRDVSDLKYVRFTKQIPQKTIPLDKRETIDALVELMNLEFGTERDLIEKVLIALAGRFAKLSGFQLLSTKSILSMLASKSKNNSLVIVAETGAGKSLSYQLPLLLWTLIKKNRAYQVDPAKQATPTVNLTALLLFPRNVLAEDQYGELMELTDRLNGAINSMMIPTKLKAFLKIKIEKDFGGVNAAEREKIYQSHPDIIVTNPDTLKRRLMNPLASTLYKTGIDFVLYDEIHLYYGLHGANVASLNSRLQNLLPKLPVFVGMSATIANPQKHCQKLFSISQQPDLISDRNDYLVDHVTEHDVIIKPRAGRSTLGVCTDLTSSLLHNRREDTSQAHNLSNELRPKTLCFVDSLDLVGRWVSFQRNYELYEQFDAVKTQFRREYPIHFAPLSEADAQQQATCLQCKSSSLVIATQCTEYLEGRCWWFSQDNANIMRWRRIPNGTTPDDNIRVRRLTSQEVDRSQLSDIYGLFIDNHIDPRGLPIDALIATSVLEVGVDFRGIQEVIMYGEIRSPSSYKQKAGRGAREGNLSEGLFIMTIIPFSPLANFYYRHFHRLVFPSLSPLPLEPRNPDIVRSHAFCSIFDFLAINGVDVFNILGAKYDLKQIEDNFVQALGILNSQKKDVNSFVSSYLVRLGYHLSQISDIVQTALDNAICVLSFLSSNYTIGGETKKLIIWLFQAFRDMNIMATLEDEFKANLEKYEKDLKLLTESKDATMTAATNLQAVLNKLGKDYSNELNNLKELLSKIGGSL